A region from the Malus domestica chromosome 07, GDT2T_hap1 genome encodes:
- the LOC139197663 gene encoding uncharacterized protein, producing MRSLFKALKGSKKYITWTDECAEAFKNLKEYMSKAPLLSKPEVGDTLIVYMSISASVVSSVLIRMDGSIEQFVYYASKALQDAETQYSNIEKLALALVMSTRKLRPYFQAHFIIPAKKGQAVADFIVEFTYPVDVASTPKTVAPFPPEARKVSNNEVEYKALLAGLRLAKHLGVKQIDIFSDSQLVVNQVTNNFDANDSSMASYLVQTQILLKHFHYQIT from the exons atgcgCTCActtttcaaagcacttaagggaagtaaaaagtacattacatggactgatgaatgtgctgaagcattcaagaacctcaaggagtacatgagcaaagcccctctgctctccaaacctgaagTTGGTGACACCCTCATTGTTTATATGTCTATCTCGGCCTCAGTagtcagttctgttctcatTCGAATGGATGGTAGTATTGAACAATttgtctactatgctagcaaggctctacaagatgcagagacacagtactccaacattgagaagcTAGCTCTAGCATTAGTCATGTCTACTCGGAAACTTCGCCCctatttccaagcacacttcatcatc ccagctaagAAAGGCCAAGCAGTTGCAGATTTCATCGTCGAATTCACTTATCCTGTTGACGTTGCTTCCACACCTAAAACAGTGGCTCCATTCCCTCCGGAAGCTCGGAAG gtatCAAACAATGAGGTCGAGTATAAAGCCCTTCTAGCTGGCTTACgattggccaaacaccttggggttaaacaaattgatatcttcagtgactcccaattagtggtcaaccaggtcacgaacaactttgatgctaatgATAGCTCTATGGCATCATATCTTGTGCAAACACAaattttgctcaagcacttccactaccagatcacctaa
- the LOC103438958 gene encoding DNA replication ATP-dependent helicase/nuclease JHS1, producing the protein MAPRKKPISSNTTSSKKSNSKAQPQPSKFGIQHFFERHTQNSQKPKEVAASSPPQNPKTLAATVSPTVAPVQSVPKIRKPAQIDAGNAVLALVNDEIQSISQLGNKNSMSKYTPPENVMAAGIGGDKENVDDEASPEISKSKSLKRFKFSPGMLIKQSQDDGGDEVTWRISPVNERLQAVSKRMPEIIRVLADSSRLKSLSISQCSQNKTSPVKAVTVEKWIPSPTPNTSDRSLVSLNRVGVKRVKPEQDMDSNVAFSGIDSRQSPFRTPPSLPYCHDKLANACNGVSDQPGLRQHKKALLELLDQVEDVISVEDSVSSDVEESPFQVEDKKSKRMPISLDHTVKRVETALTGKVLRKSSYCSFLVLEVSEKCGDADSSGDQCLFKVIRLLNEQSGEERSVYLRDEWLYSVIAPGDTVNVIGEFDNQGQCHVDRHNNFIIVHPDVLVSGTRVTASFICPRRTVLDERLKSNEHSTAALSGTILHRVFEAGLMKEIPTVTFLEECTRTVLQKNLENLYACGVNENDMYKTLIEAVPKILNWVNLFKNSQGSKAPSVDFGSDIGVKKVKLSEVIDIEEMAWAPKYGLKGQIDASVRVEVESNSGESHEKVIPLEFKSGKVPKGQSSMEHSAQVILYTLLMSERYQKHVDTGLLCYLQSDQTQGIVARRSDLVGLIMRRNELANDILKASQTQVLPPMLQCQSICGSCRHLNVCTVYHKVHGGSTESSGLADLFDSNTQYLTIAHGVFLRLWDGLIDLEAKEMQLVKNEIWRSHSSNSDYAAGCLSFIVLDGDSPSSASGKDSRFVYRFLRKSFPSLNGRTSDIDFSSASSSRKDIDCTLKCGDFVILSSESGNLPVASGIITDISQSHVSVSFSKHLRLPWSNPSEASDLLQEVWRVDKDDFVTSFSVMRFNLVQLFLQSTQAAHLRKMIVDLEAPRFDNGSPLSQDPAISYVWSQRNLNDDQRRAILKILTAKDYALILGMPGTGKTSTMVHAVKALLIRGSSILLTSYTNSAVDNLLVKLKAEDIDFIRIGRHEAVHEEIRGHCFSEMNIQNVEGIKLILDQVKVVAVTCLGITSPLLANKRFDVCIMDEAGQTTLPVSLGPLMFASKFVLVGDHYQLPPLVKSTEARENGMGVSLFCRLSEAHPQAISALQSQYRMCRGIMELSNALIYGDRLRCGSPEIENAKLKVSSSIPHSFWIQEVINPSKPVIFINTDSLPAFEAKDHKIVSNPTEANIIVQVVEGLVKSGIKGEDIGVITPYNSQAEIIRLALSRLTSVEIHTIDKYQGRDKDCILVSFVRSTENPTNCSSSLLGDWHRINVALTRAKKKLVMVGSCKTLSNVVLLKLLIEQVEQQSGILNVSNKDIKFKRELKGCSQAQAQAR; encoded by the exons ATGGCTCCGAGAAAGAAACCCATTTCTTCCAACACGACGTCGTCTAAGAAATCCAACTCGAAAGCTCAGCCGCAGCCCTCCAAGTTCGGCATCCAACATTTTTTTGAGCGCCACACCCAGAACTCCCAGAAACCCAAAGAGGTCGCCGCTTCTTCCCCTCCTCAGAACCCTAAAACCCTAGCCGCCACCGTCTCCCCCACCGTTGCTCCAGTACAATCGGTTCCAAAGATCCGAAAGCCTGCACAGATTGATGCGGGCAATGCGGTTTTAGCTTTGGTGAATGATGAAATTCAGTCGATTTCGCAATTGGGGAATAAGAATAGCATGTCGAAGTACACACCGCCGGAGAATGTGATGGCGGCCGGAATTGGTGGTGATAAGGAGAATGTTGACGATGAGGCCTCGCCGGAGATTTCAAAGTCTAAGTCTTTAAAGCGCTTCAAGTTTTCACCTGGAATG TTGATTAAGCAGAGCCAAGATGACGGAGGTGATGAGGTAACATGGAGGATATCTCCGGTAAATGAAAGACTCCAAGCTGTTTCAAAACGCATGCCGGAGATTATTAGAGTGTTGGCTGACTCTTCAAGGCTTAAATCTTTAAGCATTAGTCAGTGCTCGcaaaacaag ACTTCTCCTGTTAAAGCTGTAACGGTTGAGAAGTGGATTCCCTCACCGACACCGAATACTTCTGATAGATCGTTGGTATCCCTGAATAGGGTTGGTGTAAAAAGAGTTAAACCAGAACAGGATATGGATAGTAATGTAGCTTTTTCAGGAATAGATAGTAGGCAGAGTCCATTCCGAACTCCACCTTCTCTACCGTACTGTCATGATAAG CTTGCTAATGCATGTAATGGAGTTTCAGATCAGCCGGGGTTGAGGCAGCATAAAAAG GCATTGCTTGAACTCTTAGATCAAGTGGAAGATGTTATTTCTGTTGAAGATTCAGTGTCTAGTGATGTGGAGGAATCTCCATTTCAAGTTGAAGATAAAAAAAGCAAGAGAATGCCTATCAGTTTGGATCACACAGTTAAAAGAGTAGAGACAGCTCTAACAGGAAAGGTTCTTCGGAAATCTTCATATTGTAGTTTTCTTGTATTGGAG GTATCTGAGAAGTGTGGAGATGCTGATTCATCTGGTGATCAATGCCTGTTTAAG GTTATAAGGTTACTAAATGAGCAAAGTGGAGAAGAGCGCTCTGTATATTTACGAGATGAGTG GTTGTACAGTGTCATTGCTCCTGGAGATACTGTCAATGTTATTGGCGAATTTGATAACCAAGGACAGTGTCATGTGGATCGTCACAATAATTTTATAATTGTTCATCCAGATGTTTTGGTGTCTGGAACTAGG GTTACAGCTAGCTTCATTTGCCCTAGGCGAACTGTCCTGGATGAAAGACTAAAATCCAATGAGCATTCAACTGCAGCACTAAGTGGTACAATATTGCATCGAGTTTTTGAG GCTGGACTTATGAAGGAGATACCTACAGTAACTTTCTTGGAGGAATGCACAAGAACGGTGCTCCAGAAAAACCTTGAGAACTTGTATGCTTGTGGAG TGAACGAAAATGATATGTACAAAACATTGATCGAGGCTGTCCCCaaaatattgaattgggttaacCTCTTCAAAAATTCCCAG GGTTCAAAAGCTCCTTCTGTTGATTTTGGATCTGACATTGGGGTGAAAAAGGTCAAATTATCTGAG GTAATTGATATTGAGGAGATGGCCTGGGCTCCAAAATATGGTCTGAAAGGCCAGATTGATGCTTCTGTCAGAGTGGAAGTTGAATCTAACAGTGGTGAATCTCATGAAAAGGTCATACCTTTAGAGTTCAAAAGTGGGAAAGTACCAAAGGGACAG TCGTCTATGGAGCATAGTGCCCAAGTGATCTTATACACTCTCCTCATGTCGGAGAG GTACCAGAAGCATGTCGATACTGGTCTCCTATGTTATCTGCAGTCAGATCAGACACAG GGGATTGTTGCTAGAAGATCTGACCTAGTTGGTCTAATCATGCGACGTAATGAACTTGCAAATGATATCCTCAAGGCATCACAAACACAAGTACTGCCCCCAATGTTACAG TGTCAGAGCATTTGTGGAAGTTGCCGCCATCTAAATGTTTGTACTGTCTATCACAAG GTACATGGTGGAAGCACAGAGAGCAGCGGATTGGCAGATTTGTTTGATTCAAATACTCAGTACCTAACAATTGCTCATGGTGTTTTCTTAAGGCTGTGGGATGGGTTGATTGATTTGGAAGCTAAAGAGATGCAG CTTGTAAAGAATGAAATTTGGCGGTCGCATAGCTCCAATAGTGATTATGCCGCTGGTTGCCTTTCTTTTATTGTTCTTGATGGTGATTCTCCATCTTCGGCATCCGGAAAAGATAGCAGATTTGTTTATCGTTTTTTGCGTAAGAGTTTTCCTTCTCTCAATGGGAGGACATCTGATATAGATTTTTCAAGCGCCAGTTCTTCAAGAAAAGATATAGATTGCACACTAAAATGTGGTGACTTTGTG ATACTTAGCAGCGAATCTGGTAATCTACCTGTTGCAAGCGGAATCATAACGGATATAAGTCAATCCCATGTTTCT GTTTCTTTCTCTAAGCACTTACGACTTCCTTGGAGCAATCCTTCAGAGGCAAGTGATCTCCTTCAGGAGGTCTGGCGTGTTGACAAAGATGATTTTGTGACATCATTTTCAGTAATGAG GTTTAACCTTGTTCAACTTTTTCTTCAAAGTACACAAGCTGCTCACCTTAGAAAGATGATTGTTGACCTAGAA GCTCCTAGGTTTGATAATGGGTCTCCACTCAGCCAGGATCCAGCAATATCCTATGTCTGGTCCCAGAGAAATTTAAATGATGATCAGCGTCGAGCCATTCTTAAG ATACTTACAGCAAAGGACTACGCTCTTATACTAGGAATGCCTGGAACGGGCAAGACATCCACCATGGTGCATGCTGTGAAAGCCCTGTTGATTAGAGGTTCATCCATTTTGCTTACGTCCTACACAAACTCCGCTGTTGATAATCTACTTGTCAAATTAAAGGCTGAG GATATTGATTTTATACGCATTGGAAGACATGAAGCTGTGCATGAAGAAATTCGAGGCCATTGCTTCTCAG AGATGAACATTCAAAATGTGGAAGGCATTAAGTTAATATTAGACCAAGTCAAGGTGGTTGCCGTTACATGCTTGGGGATCACCAGCCCCTTGCTTGCCAATAAGAGATTTGATGTATGCATCATGGATGAAGCTGGACAGACCACCCTTCCA GTATCTCTTGGGCCTCTGATGTTTGCTTCAAAGTTTGTCCTGGTTGGCGATCATTATCAGTTACCTCCTCTGGTCAAG AGTACGGAGGCTAGAGAAAATGGAATGGGGGTAAGCTTGTTTTGTAGGCTTTCAGAAGCGCATCCTCAGGCAATTTCAGCCTTGCAAAGCCAG TACCGTATGTGTCGAGGCATTATGGAactgtcaaatgccttgatatATGGTGATCGATTGCGATGTGGCTCTCCTGAAATAGAAAATGCCAAACTCAAGGTTTCAAGTTCAATACCTCATTCATTTTGGATACAGGAG GTTATAAACCCAAGCAAGCCAGTTATATTTATTAATACAG ATTCTTTACCTGCTTTTGAGGCAAAGGATCACAAGATTGTGAGTAACCCGACGGAAGCTAACATAATTGTACAG GTTGTGGAGGGACTAGTCAAGAGTGGAATAAAGGGGGAAGATATTGGTGTCATTACGCCATATAACTCCCAGGCAGAGATCATCCGGCTTGCCCTCAGCCGCCTGACCTCTGTTGAGATACATACCATTGACAAATACCAG GGAAGAGACAAGGATTGTATACTAGTGTCCTTCGTTAGGTCAACGGAAAATCCCACGAATTGCTCCTCCTCGCTGCTTGGAGACTGGCATAGGATTAATGTAGCTCTCACTCGTGCCAAG AAAAAGTTGGTAATGGTTGGATCGTGCAAAACCCTATCGAATGTTGTGCTGTTGAAGCTTCTTATCGAGCAAGTTGAACAACAGTCGGGCATCTTAAATGTATCGAACAAGgatattaagtttaaaagagAGTTAAAGGGATGCTCTCAGGCTCAGGCTCAGGCCAGATAG